In Pseudomonadota bacterium, the genomic window CTACCGTCCCGCGCCCCTGGATCGAGAAGATATCCTCAATCGGCATCAGGAATGGCTTCGACACCGGCCGCTCCGGCAGCGGTACATACGTGTCCACCTTGTCCATCAACTCGTCGATCGCCTTCTCCCACTTCTCTTCCCCGTTCAACGCTCCCAGCGCGCTCACCCGCACCACCGGCAGATCGTCCCCAGGGAACTGATACTTCGACAGCAACTCCCGCACTTCCAGCTCCACCAGCTCCAGAAGCTCCGCGTCGTCCACCATGTCCACTTTGTTCAGCGCCACCACGATCGACGGCACTCCCACCTGCCTCGCCAGCAGAATGTGCTCCCGCGTCTGCGGCATCGGTCCGTCGGTCGCCGCCACCACCAGGATCGCCCCGTCCATCTGCGCCGCCCCGGTGATCATGTTCTTGATGTAGTCCGCGTGTCCCGGACAATCCACGTGCGCGTAATGCCGCTTCGCCGTCTCGTACTCCACGTGCGATACCGCGATCGTGATCCCTCGCGCCTTCTCTTCCGGCGCGTTGTCGATCGAATCGAAGCTCCGGAACGAGTTCTTCGGATTGTGCTTGGCCAGCACCTTTGTGATGGCC contains:
- the tuf gene encoding elongation factor Tu, translated to MAKEKFDRSKPHVNIGTIGHIDHGKTTLTAAITKVLAKHNPKNSFRSFDSIDNAPEEKARGITIAVSHVEYETAKRHYAHVDCPGHADYIKNMITGAAQMDGAILVVAATDGPMPQTREHILLARQVGVPSIVVALNKVDMVDDAELLELVELEVRELLSKYQFPGDDLPVVRVSALGALNGEEKWEKAIDELMDKVDTYVPLPERPVSKPFLMPIEDIFSIQGRGTVVTGRIENGICKVGEEMEIVGFRATRKTVVTGVEMFKKLLDEGRAGDNVGLLLRGIEKNDVERGQVIAKPGSIKPFSKFKAEVYVLSKEEGGRHTPFFKGYRPQFYFRTTDVTGVAQLPEGMEMVMPGDNVTLEVDLITPVAMDKGLRFAIREGGRTVGAGTVTEILS